A section of the Myxococcus virescens genome encodes:
- a CDS encoding DEAD/DEAH box helicase: MSEPPEKPVTPLFDTTRDALAWLRAQGLEHLSRLSPAVLMPLVEAAWLPQARPVLARRRLVELLSTDSLARWMTEAMPSPRMKELLPALAWRFVEAERLGAEASRASLEERLAPPAESRTHRVHGLLLALRARVPASVAPRPMHALVPDLMQYDAPLPGFRLRETRISELPVGAHAGFILPEARLIFAPTEVTGDCSCGATFCVHLLAAIDTALLWLRQPWSESFGEELEELVRPGWERALRALERAVDDSPGGPGGGEVSWRLDVINGYGVELAAYVHKRNKKGQRSTGAKVSRRKLLQDHGSQLSAADARLAALLPESEAPASRALLFELVGHPRIHLDENPDLLVRIERAKVGLVAEDRDGVVIVSAGVDGAMLPAAMLERVRKAQPEEGLYIWDESQRVLTVLDAGPEVRALLTALNRHGNSFPPESHVALLDQLSKLSLRVPVALPRSVLGESVPLRYAPVVRMEAHASGAVRVELRTRPLPDSPTFIPGEGARDVHVRRGTGAVHAVRDFVQERDAAELLQARLPLDTAEPEELPFTFRFTSAQGGLAVLSACVELEPKPELEWVGAPVRLFHAAAPPALKVILERKRDWFGVLGGLSVEGERVELARLLDAARRKERFVQVDSTSYVEIEGALREHLERLADHAHATRHGLEVGPSAVETLTALEDAGAEVEADKTWQSLVERIFAAKELKPRVPSGLKTALRDYQLEGFRWLTRLASWGAGGVLADDMGLGKTVQALTVLLDRSKLGPALVLAPTSVAFNWMDEAKRFAPSLRMTLFSDAADRGRTLEQLGPKDVLVLSYGLLTRDIERLSKLRFSTIIFDEAQTLKNATTHRFRAARALQGDFKFALSGTPLENHLGELWSLFAVVFSGLLGSWEAFRSRFAAPIERGVDPTAAPALARVLQPFLLRRTKAQVEAQLPPRTDIRVPIVLSSEEWALYEDARLAALSDLETRKPKMKEQERRIEILAALTRLRLLASHPRLYDAGSKLESAKLERFMELVRELRAEGHRALVFSQFTSHLALVREVLDAEGIDYEYLDGQTPAGARAERVRAFQEGDVPLFLISLKAGGFGLNLTAATTVIHLDPWWNPAVEDQASDRAHRIGQERPVTVYRLVTRGTIEEQMLSLHEHKRALVAGVLEGKDAAGRLSTQELLGLLSQRLAPPGEEEGPRTRH; the protein is encoded by the coding sequence ATGTCCGAGCCGCCAGAGAAGCCCGTGACTCCCTTGTTCGATACGACCCGTGACGCGCTGGCGTGGCTGCGGGCGCAGGGGCTCGAGCACTTGTCGCGGCTGAGCCCGGCGGTGCTGATGCCGCTGGTGGAAGCGGCCTGGCTGCCCCAGGCGCGTCCCGTGCTCGCCCGCCGAAGGCTGGTGGAGTTGCTGAGCACGGACTCGCTGGCGCGGTGGATGACGGAGGCGATGCCCTCTCCCCGGATGAAGGAGCTGCTGCCCGCGCTCGCCTGGCGCTTCGTGGAGGCGGAGCGGCTGGGGGCGGAGGCGTCGCGGGCTTCGCTCGAGGAGCGGCTCGCTCCGCCCGCCGAGTCCCGCACGCATCGCGTCCATGGCCTGCTGCTGGCGCTGCGTGCGCGCGTTCCGGCGTCTGTCGCCCCCCGGCCCATGCACGCGCTGGTGCCGGACCTGATGCAGTATGACGCGCCGCTCCCAGGCTTCCGTCTCCGCGAGACGCGCATCTCCGAGCTGCCTGTGGGGGCGCATGCGGGCTTCATCCTTCCCGAGGCCCGGCTGATTTTCGCTCCCACCGAGGTGACGGGGGACTGCTCCTGTGGCGCGACGTTCTGCGTCCACCTGCTGGCGGCCATCGACACGGCGCTGCTGTGGTTGCGCCAGCCCTGGTCCGAGTCCTTTGGAGAGGAGCTGGAGGAACTGGTCCGTCCCGGTTGGGAGCGCGCGCTGCGGGCGCTGGAGCGGGCCGTTGACGACAGTCCCGGTGGGCCTGGAGGTGGCGAGGTCTCCTGGCGGCTGGACGTCATCAACGGGTACGGCGTGGAACTCGCGGCCTACGTGCACAAGCGCAACAAGAAGGGCCAGCGCAGCACGGGCGCGAAGGTGAGCCGGCGCAAGCTGCTGCAGGACCATGGCTCGCAATTGTCGGCGGCGGACGCGCGCCTGGCGGCGTTGCTGCCGGAGTCGGAGGCCCCCGCGTCGCGCGCGCTGCTCTTCGAACTGGTGGGGCATCCCCGCATCCACCTGGATGAGAACCCGGACCTGCTGGTGCGCATCGAGCGCGCGAAGGTCGGGCTCGTCGCCGAGGACCGGGACGGCGTGGTCATCGTGAGCGCGGGGGTGGATGGCGCGATGCTGCCCGCGGCGATGCTGGAGCGGGTGCGCAAGGCTCAGCCGGAGGAGGGGCTCTACATCTGGGATGAAAGCCAGCGGGTGCTCACGGTGCTGGACGCGGGCCCCGAGGTCCGCGCGCTGCTCACGGCGCTGAACCGCCATGGCAATTCGTTCCCGCCGGAGAGCCACGTCGCGCTGCTGGACCAGCTGTCGAAGCTGTCCCTGCGCGTGCCGGTGGCGTTGCCTCGGAGCGTCTTGGGGGAGTCGGTGCCGCTGCGCTACGCCCCCGTGGTGCGCATGGAGGCGCATGCGAGCGGGGCGGTCCGGGTGGAGCTGCGCACGCGCCCATTGCCGGACAGTCCCACGTTCATTCCGGGGGAGGGGGCGCGCGACGTCCACGTCCGGCGGGGGACGGGGGCCGTGCACGCGGTGCGTGACTTCGTTCAGGAGCGCGACGCGGCGGAGTTGCTTCAGGCCCGGCTGCCGCTCGACACGGCGGAGCCCGAGGAGCTGCCCTTCACCTTCCGCTTCACCAGCGCGCAGGGCGGCCTGGCGGTGCTCTCGGCCTGTGTGGAACTGGAGCCGAAGCCGGAGCTGGAGTGGGTGGGGGCGCCGGTGCGGCTGTTCCATGCCGCCGCGCCTCCGGCGCTGAAGGTCATCCTTGAGCGGAAGCGGGACTGGTTTGGCGTGCTGGGGGGGCTCTCCGTGGAAGGCGAGCGAGTGGAGCTGGCGCGGCTGCTCGATGCGGCGCGGCGGAAGGAGCGTTTCGTCCAGGTGGACTCGACGTCCTACGTGGAGATTGAAGGCGCGCTGCGGGAGCACCTGGAGCGGCTGGCGGACCATGCGCATGCCACGCGCCATGGCCTGGAGGTGGGGCCTTCCGCGGTGGAGACGCTCACGGCGCTCGAGGACGCGGGCGCCGAGGTGGAGGCGGACAAGACGTGGCAGTCCCTGGTGGAGCGCATCTTCGCGGCGAAGGAGCTGAAGCCGCGGGTTCCCTCGGGACTGAAGACGGCGCTGCGCGATTACCAACTGGAAGGCTTCCGCTGGCTGACGCGGCTGGCTTCATGGGGCGCGGGTGGGGTGCTCGCGGATGACATGGGCTTGGGCAAGACGGTGCAGGCGCTGACGGTGCTCCTGGACCGGAGCAAGCTGGGACCCGCGCTGGTGTTGGCGCCGACGTCGGTGGCCTTCAACTGGATGGACGAGGCGAAGCGCTTCGCGCCGTCGCTGCGGATGACGCTGTTCTCGGACGCGGCGGACCGGGGCCGGACGTTGGAGCAACTGGGGCCCAAGGACGTGCTGGTGTTGAGCTATGGCCTGCTCACGCGGGACATCGAGCGGCTGTCGAAGCTGCGCTTCTCCACCATCATCTTCGACGAAGCGCAGACGTTGAAGAACGCGACGACGCACCGCTTCCGGGCGGCGCGGGCGCTCCAAGGGGACTTCAAGTTCGCGCTGTCGGGCACGCCGCTGGAGAACCACCTGGGCGAGCTGTGGAGTCTCTTCGCCGTCGTCTTCTCGGGGTTGCTCGGGAGCTGGGAGGCGTTCCGTTCGCGCTTCGCCGCGCCGATTGAGCGGGGCGTGGACCCGACGGCCGCGCCCGCGCTGGCGCGGGTGCTCCAGCCCTTCCTGCTGCGCCGGACGAAGGCGCAGGTGGAGGCGCAGCTTCCGCCTCGGACGGACATCCGGGTGCCCATCGTCCTCTCGTCGGAGGAGTGGGCGCTCTACGAGGACGCGCGGCTGGCGGCGCTCTCTGATTTGGAGACGCGCAAGCCGAAGATGAAGGAGCAGGAGCGGCGCATCGAGATTCTGGCGGCGCTCACGCGGCTGCGGCTCCTGGCTTCACATCCACGGCTGTATGACGCGGGGTCGAAGCTGGAGTCGGCCAAGCTGGAGCGGTTCATGGAGTTGGTGCGGGAGCTCCGCGCGGAGGGGCATCGCGCGCTCGTGTTCAGCCAGTTCACCTCCCACCTGGCGTTGGTGCGCGAGGTGCTGGACGCGGAGGGGATTGATTACGAGTACCTGGATGGGCAGACGCCCGCGGGGGCTCGGGCGGAGCGGGTCCGCGCGTTCCAGGAGGGAGACGTGCCGCTGTTCCTGATTTCGCTCAAGGCCGGTGGCTTCGGGCTGAATCTCACGGCGGCGACCACGGTGATTCACCTGGACCCGTGGTGGAACCCCGCCGTGGAGGACCAGGCCTCCGACCGCGCGCACCGGATTGGGCAGGAACGGCCGGTGACGGTGTACCGCCTGGTGACGCGGGGGACCATCGAGGAGCAGATGCTGTCGCTGCACGAGCACAAGCGCGCGCTGGTGGCGGGGGTGCTGGAAGGAAAGGACGCGGCGGGACGGCTGTCGACCCAGGAGTTGCTGGGGCTGTTGTCCCAGCGGCTGGCTCCGCCGGGGGAAGAGGAGGGGCCTCGGACTCGGCACTGA
- a CDS encoding L-threonylcarbamoyladenylate synthase: MIAPESLERAVELLRHGGVVALPTETVYGLSANAEDELAVRRVFAIKGRPATHPLIVHIPGVEHLNTWAREVPEAARKLAEAFWPGPLTLVLPRTARATDAVTGGQDTVALRVPNHPVALAVLQKLGGGLAAPSANRFGKVSPTTAEHVREDLGGDVDLVLDGGPCTVGVESTIVDLSSDEPAILRPGGLAAEDVERVLGRKVPVRTSSKVRVSGSLESHYAPRAGVVLTEPGQAVARVQELRGQGLRVGVLGPASLALPPDVPRFDVPDEPAGAARVLYARLREADAQGHEVLVACLPAESGLGIAVRDRLSRAAAPRG; this comes from the coding sequence ATGATTGCTCCAGAGTCCCTTGAACGCGCGGTGGAATTGCTGCGGCACGGTGGTGTCGTCGCCCTGCCGACGGAAACCGTCTACGGTCTGTCCGCCAACGCGGAGGACGAGCTGGCCGTGCGCCGCGTCTTCGCCATCAAGGGCCGCCCCGCCACCCACCCGCTCATCGTCCACATCCCAGGCGTCGAGCACCTGAACACGTGGGCACGTGAGGTCCCAGAGGCCGCACGGAAGCTGGCCGAAGCCTTCTGGCCCGGGCCGTTGACGCTGGTGCTGCCGCGCACGGCGCGGGCCACGGATGCCGTCACGGGTGGGCAGGACACGGTGGCTCTGCGCGTGCCGAATCACCCGGTGGCGCTCGCGGTGCTCCAGAAGCTGGGTGGAGGGCTGGCCGCACCGAGCGCGAACCGGTTCGGGAAGGTGAGCCCCACCACGGCGGAGCACGTGCGGGAGGATCTGGGCGGAGACGTGGACCTCGTCCTGGATGGAGGCCCGTGCACGGTGGGCGTGGAGTCAACCATCGTGGACTTGAGCTCGGATGAGCCCGCGATTCTGCGGCCGGGAGGACTGGCTGCGGAGGATGTGGAGCGGGTGCTGGGGCGCAAGGTGCCGGTGAGGACTTCGTCCAAGGTGCGCGTGTCAGGCTCGCTGGAGTCACACTACGCGCCGCGTGCCGGCGTGGTGCTGACCGAGCCCGGGCAGGCGGTGGCGCGCGTCCAGGAACTGCGTGGACAGGGATTGCGCGTGGGGGTACTGGGGCCTGCGAGCCTTGCGTTGCCACCCGACGTGCCACGCTTCGATGTGCCGGATGAGCCCGCGGGTGCCGCGCGCGTGTTGTACGCCCGGCTGCGTGAGGCGGATGCACAGGGGCACGAAGTGCTCGTGGCATGCCTCCCTGCTGAGAGCGGCCTGGGCATCGCTGTCCGCGACAGGCTTTCCCGTGCCGCCGCGCCGCGCGGGTAG
- a CDS encoding ABC transporter ATP-binding protein yields the protein MIQVEGLTKYYGEHAAIRDLAFTISQGEVIGFLGLNGAGKSTTLKVLGCVLLPTSGRVVIDGHDVVSNAHEVRQRIGYLPDVPPLYEEMTVGEYLAYVAQLRGVTSRDTAHRVGEAEEKTGLRDVHGELISTLSHGYRQRVGVAQALVHKPALLILDEPTSGLDPRQIVEMRDVIRGLKGAHTVLVSSHILPEISQTCDRLLIIHKGMLVAQGTEEELAAKMGGRGTIELEVRGDKARAVEVLQRFGAVEVDRASDGLVALTVRASPDQRPQVAQAVVGAGLELLRLDQGAGQLESIFLRLTHGQEARA from the coding sequence ATGATTCAGGTCGAAGGGCTGACCAAATACTACGGTGAGCACGCGGCGATCCGGGACCTGGCCTTCACCATCAGCCAGGGAGAAGTCATCGGCTTCCTGGGCCTCAATGGCGCTGGAAAATCGACGACGCTGAAGGTCCTGGGGTGCGTGCTGCTGCCGACCTCGGGGCGTGTCGTCATCGACGGCCATGACGTGGTGAGCAATGCCCACGAGGTCCGCCAGCGCATCGGCTACCTGCCGGACGTGCCTCCGCTCTACGAGGAGATGACGGTGGGGGAATACCTGGCCTACGTCGCGCAGCTTCGCGGCGTCACGTCCCGGGACACCGCCCACCGCGTGGGTGAGGCCGAGGAGAAGACGGGCCTGCGTGACGTCCACGGCGAGCTCATCTCCACGCTCAGTCACGGCTACCGCCAGCGCGTGGGCGTGGCGCAGGCGCTGGTGCACAAGCCCGCCCTGCTCATCCTCGACGAGCCCACCAGCGGGCTCGACCCCCGGCAGATTGTCGAGATGCGTGACGTCATCCGCGGGTTGAAGGGCGCGCACACGGTGCTCGTCTCCAGCCACATCCTCCCGGAAATCTCCCAGACGTGTGACCGGCTGCTCATCATCCACAAGGGGATGTTGGTGGCGCAGGGCACGGAGGAGGAGTTGGCGGCGAAGATGGGCGGCCGGGGCACCATCGAGCTGGAGGTGCGCGGCGACAAGGCGCGCGCGGTGGAGGTGCTCCAGCGCTTTGGCGCGGTGGAGGTGGACCGCGCGTCGGACGGCCTGGTGGCGCTGACGGTGCGGGCCTCGCCCGACCAGCGGCCCCAGGTGGCGCAGGCGGTGGTGGGCGCGGGTCTGGAGTTGTTGCGGCTGGACCAGGGCGCCGGTCAGCTCGAATCCATCTTCTTGCGGCTGACACACGGCCAGGAGGCGCGCGCGTGA
- a CDS encoding TIGR01777 family oxidoreductase encodes MGKSHVFDARTRMPVTAKDLFAWHAREGALERLTPPWERMEVLERTGDGIRTGARVVVRMRVGPIPQRLVAEHTAYVEDAMFQDTQMSGPFAKWVHTHRMWPEPASGTSILDDEVEYVLPVGPLGSLFGGSFARRTLERMFAYRHRVTLEDLKRHAAFAGQGPLTIAVTGASGLVGSSLVPFLTTGGHTVKRMVRGKADSSRNEVAWAPDKGEVDTDALEGVDAVVHLAGVNVAGQRWTPAYKDAILKSRTQGTRTLAEALARMKRKPKVLVSAGGSSIYGDRGDEVLTEESSADGKGFLSQVSREWEAAAAPAEAAGIRVVHLRIGPVLDAREGALAKMLPAFLAGGGGPIGSGQQWMSWVSLEDLLGLIHFSVFTDAARGAINAVAPGAVRQADFARTLGKVLRRPAVFPVPAPVVRTLFGQMGQEALLDGARIVPQAAQRLGFAFLLPDLESALRFTLGRTTMGPEYRHS; translated from the coding sequence ATGGGCAAGTCGCACGTCTTCGATGCTCGCACTCGGATGCCCGTCACGGCCAAGGACCTTTTCGCCTGGCATGCCCGGGAAGGGGCGCTCGAACGCCTGACGCCCCCCTGGGAGCGGATGGAGGTCCTGGAGCGTACCGGCGATGGCATCCGCACCGGCGCCCGCGTCGTCGTCCGCATGCGCGTGGGCCCCATCCCCCAACGCCTGGTGGCCGAGCACACCGCCTACGTCGAAGACGCCATGTTCCAGGACACGCAGATGTCCGGCCCCTTCGCGAAGTGGGTCCACACCCATCGGATGTGGCCCGAGCCCGCCTCGGGCACGTCCATCCTGGATGACGAAGTGGAATACGTCCTCCCCGTAGGCCCCCTGGGCAGCCTCTTCGGCGGCAGCTTCGCCCGGCGCACCCTGGAGCGGATGTTCGCGTACCGGCACCGCGTCACGCTCGAGGACTTGAAGCGTCACGCCGCCTTCGCGGGGCAGGGGCCGCTCACCATCGCTGTCACCGGGGCCTCGGGGCTGGTGGGCTCGTCGCTGGTGCCCTTTCTCACCACGGGCGGCCACACGGTGAAGCGCATGGTGCGCGGCAAGGCGGACTCCTCGCGGAACGAGGTCGCCTGGGCGCCTGACAAGGGCGAGGTGGACACCGACGCGCTCGAAGGCGTGGACGCCGTGGTGCACCTCGCGGGCGTCAACGTGGCCGGCCAGCGTTGGACCCCCGCGTACAAGGACGCCATCCTCAAGAGCCGCACCCAGGGCACTCGCACCCTGGCCGAAGCCCTGGCGCGGATGAAGCGCAAGCCGAAGGTGCTCGTCTCCGCGGGCGGCAGCAGCATCTACGGGGACCGCGGCGACGAGGTCCTCACCGAGGAGAGCAGCGCGGACGGGAAGGGCTTTCTCTCCCAGGTATCACGCGAGTGGGAAGCCGCCGCCGCACCCGCCGAGGCCGCGGGCATCCGCGTGGTGCACCTGCGCATCGGCCCCGTCCTGGACGCGCGCGAGGGCGCCCTGGCGAAGATGCTGCCAGCGTTCCTCGCGGGAGGCGGCGGGCCCATCGGCTCCGGGCAACAATGGATGAGCTGGGTGTCGCTGGAGGACCTGCTCGGGCTCATCCACTTCTCTGTCTTCACCGACGCCGCGCGCGGCGCCATCAACGCCGTGGCGCCGGGGGCGGTGCGGCAGGCGGACTTCGCCCGGACGCTGGGCAAGGTGCTGCGGCGTCCGGCCGTCTTCCCGGTCCCCGCGCCCGTCGTGCGGACCCTCTTCGGACAGATGGGGCAAGAGGCGCTGCTGGATGGCGCGCGAATCGTGCCTCAGGCAGCCCAGCGGCTGGGGTTCGCCTTCCTCCTTCCCGACCTGGAAAGTGCGCTGCGCTTCACGTTGGGGCGCACGACGATGGGCCCTGAATACCGCCATTCTTAG
- a CDS encoding DUSAM domain-containing protein produces MDGLNWTDVRDLARRVAHGEPFAFTESTRSILRRTAPQVGIALSDAERALQSEPTAEELLAEVSRRISNGSRRLSRTLAEVERCRDTGDVDGARQLLNDVLVVEVVPHYQDILRANLAALDDGGAARS; encoded by the coding sequence ATGGACGGCTTGAACTGGACCGATGTTCGAGACCTCGCCCGCCGTGTGGCCCACGGGGAGCCATTCGCGTTCACGGAGTCGACACGCTCGATACTGCGTAGGACAGCTCCTCAAGTGGGGATCGCCCTCAGTGATGCGGAGCGAGCGCTACAGTCTGAGCCCACCGCTGAGGAGTTGTTGGCGGAAGTGTCGCGACGCATCAGCAATGGTTCGCGGCGTCTGTCTCGCACCTTGGCTGAAGTGGAGCGTTGCCGGGACACTGGTGACGTCGACGGCGCTCGCCAGTTACTGAACGATGTGCTCGTCGTGGAAGTGGTGCCGCACTACCAGGACATCCTGCGTGCGAATCTTGCTGCACTGGATGACGGGGGGGCTGCGCGCAGTTGA